The following coding sequences are from one Arachis hypogaea cultivar Tifrunner chromosome 7, arahy.Tifrunner.gnm2.J5K5, whole genome shotgun sequence window:
- the LOC112703355 gene encoding cyclin-T1-3 isoform X1 — MAGLLLGDASHHGTQQGGSQRYSQEKPEDGSRWYFSRKEIEENSPSKNDGIDLKKETYLRKSYCTFLQDLGMRLKVPQVTIATAIIFCHRFFLRQSHGKNDRRTIATVCMFLAGKVEETPRPLKDVILVSYEIIHKKDPAAVQRIKQKEVYEQQKELILLGERVVLATLGFDLNVHHPYKPLVEAIKKFKVAQNALAQVAWNFVNDGLRTSLCLQFKPHHIAAGAIFLAAKFLKVKLPSDGEKVWWQEFDVTPRQLEEVSNQMLELYEQNRMPPSNEVEGSTGGGVASRPTTKAPTSNDEPATTNSNSQTSRPESSKPVSSKPAFDSSTSNHSGRPMSNHGRNSDYGNSEMKHRMEDDAKGNQHLEWEALPYKENSHEGPDIGRSRSDNGEKDDHREGTFVRPPQDAIKKIDRDKVKAALEKRRKASSHITKKMDFMDDDDLIEKELEEGIELAPQSEKNKQERRQSWSKPSDRSDYDNMHGRHQDHADEHPHGTKGLSSSYEPDPSAVEEGEVSALDDMSLGLSPKSGNRKRKAGNSPWHNYGSGSHHNNRLDYMEDRNKVSRLSHTERDSKRHIQENHV, encoded by the exons ATGGCTGGATTGTTGCTTGGTGATGCTTCTCATCATGGAACACAGCAAGGTGGTTCTCAAAGATACTCTCAAGAGAAACCAGAGGATGGCTCTCGCTGGTACTTTTCTAGGAAGGAGATTGAGGAAAATTCACCATCCAAAAACGATGGCATAGATTTAAAGAAAGAAACTTACCTACGCAAATCATACTGCACATTTCTGCAAGATTTAGGCATGAGACTTAAAGT ACCTCAGGTGACTATTGCAACAGCAATAATATTTTGTCATCGGTTCTTTCTTAGGCAGTCCCATGGAAAGAATGACAGAAGG ACAATTGCAACAGTGTGTATGTTTCTTGCTGGGAAAGTTGAAGAAACTCCTCGCCCACTAAAAGATGTAATTCTTGTTTCATATGAAATTATTCATAAGAAAGATCCAGCAGCTGTCCAGAGAATAAAACAAAAG GAAGTGTATGAACAGCAGAAAGAATTAATTTTACTTGGAGAGAGGGTTGTTCTTGCAActcttggttttgatcttaatGTGCACCATCCTTATAAACCTCTTGTTGAGGCAATTAAGAAATTCAAAGTTGCTCAAAATGCCCTTGCTCAAGTGGCATGGAATTTTGTAAACGATGG ACTTCGGACGTCTCTTTGCTTGCAATTTAAGCCCCATCACATTGCAGCTGGAGCAATATTCCTTGCGGCCAAGTTCCTCAAGGTGAAGCTGCCGTCAGATGGTGAGAAGGTCTGGTGGCAGGAGTTTGATGTCACCCCACGCCAATTGGAGG AAGTGAGTAATCAAATGTTGGAGTTATATGAACAAAATCGAATGCCACCTTCAAATGAAGTTGAAGGAAGTACAGGTGGTGGGGTTGCCAGTCGGCCCACCACAAAAGCTCCAACTAGCAATGATGAACCTGCAACCACAAACAGTAATTCCCAGACATCTAGACCTGAATCGTCAAAGCCTGTGTCTTCAAAGCCTGCATTTGATTCTTCCACTTCGAATCACAGTGGACGACCCATGTCAAATCATGGTAGAAATAGTGATTATGGGAATTCAGAAATGAAGCACAGgatggaagatgatgccaaaggtAATCAACATCTCGAGTGGGAAGCTCTACCGTATAAGGAAAATTCACATGAAGGTCCAGACATTGGAAGATCTCGATCAGATAATGGTGAGAAAGATGATCACAGAGAAGGTACATTTGTCCGGCCACCCCAGGAtgctataaaaaaaattgatagagACAAGGTAAAGGCTGCGTTAGAGAAGCGAAGGAAAGCATCCAGCCATATAACTAAGAAGATGGATTTCATGGATGATGATGATCTCATTGAGAAGGAACTGGAAGAGGGAATTGAGCTGGCTCCTCAGAGTGAGAAGAATAAGCAGGAAAGGAGGCAAAGCTGGTCTAAGCCCTCAGACAGATCTGACTATGACAATATGCATGGAAGGCATCAAGATCATGCCGATGAGCATCCTCATGGGACAAAGGGTCTGTCATCTTCATACGAACCAGATCCAAGTGCTGTGGAAGAAGGCGAGGTGTCGGCACTTGATGACATGAGTTTAGGGCTGTCTCCCAAGTCAGGGAACCGTAAGAGGAAAGCAGGGAACTCACCATGGCATAATTACGGCTCTGGATCTCACCACAACAATCGTCTTGATTACATGGAAGATCGAAACAAGGTCAGTCGACTAAGCCATACTGAGAGGGATAGCAAAAGGCACATACAGGAAAACCATGTTTGA
- the LOC112703355 gene encoding cyclin-T1-3 isoform X2 yields the protein MFLAGKVEETPRPLKDVILVSYEIIHKKDPAAVQRIKQKEVYEQQKELILLGERVVLATLGFDLNVHHPYKPLVEAIKKFKVAQNALAQVAWNFVNDGLRTSLCLQFKPHHIAAGAIFLAAKFLKVKLPSDGEKVWWQEFDVTPRQLEEVSNQMLELYEQNRMPPSNEVEGSTGGGVASRPTTKAPTSNDEPATTNSNSQTSRPESSKPVSSKPAFDSSTSNHSGRPMSNHGRNSDYGNSEMKHRMEDDAKGNQHLEWEALPYKENSHEGPDIGRSRSDNGEKDDHREGTFVRPPQDAIKKIDRDKVKAALEKRRKASSHITKKMDFMDDDDLIEKELEEGIELAPQSEKNKQERRQSWSKPSDRSDYDNMHGRHQDHADEHPHGTKGLSSSYEPDPSAVEEGEVSALDDMSLGLSPKSGNRKRKAGNSPWHNYGSGSHHNNRLDYMEDRNKVSRLSHTERDSKRHIQENHV from the exons ATGTTTCTTGCTGGGAAAGTTGAAGAAACTCCTCGCCCACTAAAAGATGTAATTCTTGTTTCATATGAAATTATTCATAAGAAAGATCCAGCAGCTGTCCAGAGAATAAAACAAAAG GAAGTGTATGAACAGCAGAAAGAATTAATTTTACTTGGAGAGAGGGTTGTTCTTGCAActcttggttttgatcttaatGTGCACCATCCTTATAAACCTCTTGTTGAGGCAATTAAGAAATTCAAAGTTGCTCAAAATGCCCTTGCTCAAGTGGCATGGAATTTTGTAAACGATGG ACTTCGGACGTCTCTTTGCTTGCAATTTAAGCCCCATCACATTGCAGCTGGAGCAATATTCCTTGCGGCCAAGTTCCTCAAGGTGAAGCTGCCGTCAGATGGTGAGAAGGTCTGGTGGCAGGAGTTTGATGTCACCCCACGCCAATTGGAGG AAGTGAGTAATCAAATGTTGGAGTTATATGAACAAAATCGAATGCCACCTTCAAATGAAGTTGAAGGAAGTACAGGTGGTGGGGTTGCCAGTCGGCCCACCACAAAAGCTCCAACTAGCAATGATGAACCTGCAACCACAAACAGTAATTCCCAGACATCTAGACCTGAATCGTCAAAGCCTGTGTCTTCAAAGCCTGCATTTGATTCTTCCACTTCGAATCACAGTGGACGACCCATGTCAAATCATGGTAGAAATAGTGATTATGGGAATTCAGAAATGAAGCACAGgatggaagatgatgccaaaggtAATCAACATCTCGAGTGGGAAGCTCTACCGTATAAGGAAAATTCACATGAAGGTCCAGACATTGGAAGATCTCGATCAGATAATGGTGAGAAAGATGATCACAGAGAAGGTACATTTGTCCGGCCACCCCAGGAtgctataaaaaaaattgatagagACAAGGTAAAGGCTGCGTTAGAGAAGCGAAGGAAAGCATCCAGCCATATAACTAAGAAGATGGATTTCATGGATGATGATGATCTCATTGAGAAGGAACTGGAAGAGGGAATTGAGCTGGCTCCTCAGAGTGAGAAGAATAAGCAGGAAAGGAGGCAAAGCTGGTCTAAGCCCTCAGACAGATCTGACTATGACAATATGCATGGAAGGCATCAAGATCATGCCGATGAGCATCCTCATGGGACAAAGGGTCTGTCATCTTCATACGAACCAGATCCAAGTGCTGTGGAAGAAGGCGAGGTGTCGGCACTTGATGACATGAGTTTAGGGCTGTCTCCCAAGTCAGGGAACCGTAAGAGGAAAGCAGGGAACTCACCATGGCATAATTACGGCTCTGGATCTCACCACAACAATCGTCTTGATTACATGGAAGATCGAAACAAGGTCAGTCGACTAAGCCATACTGAGAGGGATAGCAAAAGGCACATACAGGAAAACCATGTTTGA